AGGAGATCGAATCGCTGAAGAAGCTCCTTCAGCAGGATCCTTCCAACTATGCCGCTCTCGTGAGGCTTGGAAATCTCTATTTCGATGCCGTTAAGTTCCCGCAGGCGATCGAATACTATGCTAAAGCCATAGCGATTAAAGACGATGACCCCAATGTCTTCACCGATCTGGGCATCTGTTACAGGAATACCGGAGATCCCCGAAAGGCCATTGAATTCTTCGAGAAAGCCAATCAGAAAGATCCTTCCCACTGGCAGTCCCTGTACAATATCATCATCGTCGCAATGAACGATACGTCCGATCTGACCGCAGCCGAGAGCGCCCTTCAGAGACTCGAGAGGATCAAGCCGGATGTCGAGGGGATCGACATGGTGAAGA
The sequence above is a segment of the Acidobacteriota bacterium genome. Coding sequences within it:
- a CDS encoding tetratricopeptide repeat protein; its protein translation is MKKENVIFLAAGVVFGIVVGFLVAYMIFHQEEINPAQKRESPKGSSISEMQQPPEHIDIMQEIESLKKLLQQDPSNYAALVRLGNLYFDAVKFPQAIEYYAKAIAIKDDDPNVFTDLGICYRNTGDPRKAIEFFEKANQKDPSHWQSLYNIIIVAMNDTSDLTAAESALQRLERIKPDVEGIDMVKKQIEAAKEKKGK